The Hordeum vulgare subsp. vulgare chromosome 7H, MorexV3_pseudomolecules_assembly, whole genome shotgun sequence DNA window TACCTTTGTTGACGGCCATGCACTCCGATATAGCGAGTACCTTGCGCCGACGCACGTCCTGCCGCTCCTCGCGACGCCTTGCCGTCCTCTTCGCCCAGCAGGCGTTCTCGGCGGCAACGTCCTCCGGGTGGCgtcggcgccactccgccatggaTCGCTCGTCCTCCTCGGCGACGAGGAGCCGACGCTCCTGCCGATGGTGCTCCTGACGGTCCTGGTCTGATATCAAACGAGGTGGAGGGGCGAGGTCCTACATCTGCTCGCGCGTGTAGACATCCTGAAAGTTCATCTGTGCACGAGGCCTCCCTAGGCGCCACGTCGTACGCGCGGGCGACCTCGTGCGCGGTTTCGAAGGTGCCGAGGCCGAGGTGCATGTTGCCGGACCTGATCTCGTCATAGTAGACGCTCGCGGATGCCGCGGTAACCCGAGGATCCACGGCGGTGCGGCGGCATGGTGGCAGAGGGAGCGGTAGAGGGAGCGACGGTGAGGGAGCGGCAGAGCGCGCAACAGAGGGAGCGGCAGAGGGAGCAACGGCGAGGGAGCGGCAGATGGCGCAGTAGAGGGAGCGAAAAAGGGCGTGTGGCTATGGACAGCCGCGTGACGAACGCCACATTTTATAGGCGCGATGAAAGCGATGCGTTAAATCTAGCGCGAGGCCGCCCGCTTTCTCTCTCTCGCGCGCAATAGTTTACCGCGCGCGTTATTTCCCGCGTCCGCTGGAGCGCACGATTTTGTCCCGCGCATGATAAAAATATAATTTACAGCGCACGCGTGTTTTTTGACgccgctgttggagatgctcgaaCTCCTGCATTGCCGATCAAAAGCATAAGAGTTAACAAATCTTCAAATTGAAGCAAAATGTTGCTTTTGTTGACCTGTatgattattattatttataaaaagaaaaaaaaactgtaCGAGTATCTTCAAAATCTCTGTGGCGTGTGAATTGTGATCGCTGATCAATGCATCCGGTTTGTGCTACGTGGAAACACGACCAGAGCCAACATAGCCGCCCAATCCCTCGTTTGGTTTTTTTGTAACAAGACGTATGGCTGGCCGAAGGCAACAAGATGGCACTGCTGGCCGGCTTGAATTTTCTAAGATCAAGGCACAAAAGCGCGCTGCAGGCTGGCTTGATCTGAGGTTGAAACTGGACGCCCTTTATgtttcaaaagaaaagaaaaacacgaAGGCGTAGATTAAATTGTGGTTTTTTTGacatgtggttggatggttagagggatTGTGGTATCCCAGTTGACCAGAGTTCAAATTCTGATGCTCGTTTTATTTCTAAATTTATTTTTAGATTATCGGCGATACACATTCAGTGGAGGGCGACGTTTCCGTCGACGACGATGTGCCTACGGTGACTTCGTAAATTTTAAGATGATATGTCGGTTCAGTCTTTCAAATGTGCTTATAGGGATAGGATGTACGCGTATGCGTTCATAAAAATAAGTATATGCGCGTGTATATATGCTTGCGTCTGTACTGTGTTAAAACACGAAGGCAAAGACTAAAAAAATCAAGATAACACAACTTGAAGTGTGCAAATGAAACACAACTTGCAATCTCGCAGCAAAACTAGTCAGCGCAATATTTCTTCGTTTACTTCCGAGGCAGGATGACCTCTAGATGCCTATCTGGAGAACACAAAAAAGATGCGGTGCCTGGACAACGGACTAATCAAACACGTCTCACCAAGGCCAGCAAAACTCCATGCCAGCACCCCGTCGATCGACCATGACGGCCACCCAGAAAGGGTTGACCATGACTTCTCCACCACAGCACCGAACGCGCACGTTTACGAAGTCGTACTACTTCCTGTTCACGCAGCACGGCTGCATGGCCATGATAGAAAAAATGTAAGGTTTTGTCTTGGGCCTGGCCGCCCTTCGTTCAACattcctccttccttcccatctTTATTATGTCGCTAAAAAAAATGTTAACTGGAATTATGTTTTTTTGGCAAGATAATAAGTAATTATCAAATAAAATCCTAAAATTTATTTAGATATGTGTGATTTGAAGAATATTTAGACAATCAAACTGATATGGAAAGTAATTATGTGTTAATAACATATAATAAAATATTTATATCCGTTGAAACGCCCGGACAATTATGTATGCTAGTATAAATATATCGAGCTCAAGATTGGACCATAAGCTCTGTGCCAGTTTGTTCGAGAGCGGCAAAAATGGCGGTTTCCACACGCATGGCACTCTTGCTCACAGCTTGCTTCCTCGGTTGCTACGTGTCCGTCCCCTCCTTGGCTGCCTCCGGCGACTTCCTCCAGTGCCTCTCGTCGAGCATCCCCAGCGAGCGCGTATTGACGCCGAGTTCGCCGTCGTTCACTTCCGTCCTGGTGTCGTCCATCCGGAACCCCAAGTTCTTCACCCCGACGACTGTGAGGCCGCTCTGCATCGTGACGCCCACCAACGCGTCCCACGTCCAGGCCGCCGTGCTCTGCGGCCGCCGCCACGACGTGCGCCTCCGCGTGCGCAGCGGCGGACACGACTACGAGGGCCTCTCGTACCGGTCCGAGCGCCCCGAGGTGTTCGCGGTGGTCGACCTCGCCAACCTCCGCGCCGTGCGCGTCGACCGGGCCGCGGGCACCGCGTGGGTGGACTCGGGCGCGACGGTCGGGGAGCTGTACTACGCCGTCGCCAAGGCGGCGCCCGGGCTCGCGTTCTCTGCCGGCGTGTGCTCGACCATGGGCTTGGGCGGCCACATCAGCGGCGGCGGCATGGGCATGATGATGCGCAAGTACGGCCTCTCCATTGACAACGTCCTCGACGCCACGCTGGTCGACGCCAACGGGAGGCTGCTGGACAAGGAGGCCATGGGGAGCGACCTCTTCTGGGCcatccgcggcggcggcggcgggaactTCGGCATCGTGCTGTCGTGGAAGGTCAGGCTGGTACCCGTCCCGCCGACAGTGACGTTCTCCAACATCCAGAAGACCATTGACCAGGGCGCGGCCAATGCCGTGACCAAATGGCAGGCGCTCGCGCCGGCCCTCCCCGAGGACCTCAGCATACGGGTGATCGTGCAGAACCAGCACGCCCTCTTCCAGACCCTGTATCTCGGCGGCTGCAGCGCGCTGGTGCGCGCCATGAGCAGCCTGTTCCCCGAGCTCGGCATGACGCGCGCCGACTGCCGGGAGATGACCTGGCTGCAGTCCACGGTCTACATCAACTCCGGCGACACCGAGACGCCGGTGGAGACGCTCCTCAACCGGACGACCAGCCTgagcaccttcaccaagaacaagtcTGACTACGTCAAGCAAGCCATCACCAAGGACACGTGGGAGAAGATCTTCCCCTGGTTCAACAGCTCCGCCGCGGGGATCATGATCCTGGAGCCTCACGGCGGAAGGGTCGGCAGCATCGCCGACGGCGACACGCCGTACCCTCACCGGAGCGGCGTCCTCTACAACATCCAGTACGTGGCGTTCTGGACGGGCAACGGCACGGACGGGCCGAACTGGATCAGTGGCCTGTACAACTTCATGGAGCCGTTCGTTAGCAAGAACCCGAGGGGTGCGTACGTGAACTACCGGGACCTGGACATCGGGGAGAACACGGTGGTCGGCGGTGTCACCAGCTACGAAACCGGCAAGGTGTGGGGTGAGAGTTACTTCGGGGCCAACTTCCAGAGGCTCGCCGTCACCAAGGGGAAGGTGGACGCCAGCGACTACTTCAGAAACGAGCAGAGCGTACCGCCACTTCTCTCGAGGAAGTGAAGGTGAAACCTGGCCTGTCTATAATCTGAGGACATAAAACTGTAGCAGTGGATATGGCTTAGAATGGAAGAACCTTTCATGATAGCTACTCACGCGTGAAAATTTATGACAATATATTCGCATGAGATTTGAGATCTGATGGTATGAACATGAATATTTAAACAGATAATACATTATACACCTTTAATCATGTCATATATGCACTCAGTTTTTTTATATGCACTCAGTTGTTAGTATAGAGATTGAAAAAAGCACACGGTCCCTTCTGGACCGAAGTGCTGAAGAGGCACGGACCATCTGACGGGATGTGTCCTCTGTGTACGGTCCCTGAGGACTGTAACCACATCTTTTTAACTTGCCTTGCCGTTAGGTTCATGTGGAGGTGCCTGCGGAAGGCGGTTGGTGGCAGTTGGTGCCACGACAACCTTCCTGGCATGTTTGCCGAAGTGCTTCGATCGCACGGCGCCACTGTGAGACTGAGCCTCTGGGTTACCATCGGTGTCCTCCTCTGGATCTTATGGAATGTTCGTACTAAGCTTGTGATTGAGCATGTTATCCCTCTCCGTGCGACTGATGCAATTTCAAATTGTGTGGTTTTCTACAGCTATGGCGACCGCTTAGTCGACACAATGACCGACTCTCCATCGACATGACTGCAACTGCATTGAGAGGAGCTGCCGCACGCATGTCGTCCAGCTCAACCCCGCGGCTTCGTCCTCCTCCTGACCCGGACTAGCCTAGCTGTATTTATTTCTGTCTTGGGGATTATTGTGCTGCTCCCCCAGCAAGACTTCGTACTTTTAGGTTGTACTTTGGCCATGGTTGTGTGCTTTGTGGCATTGGCTTGGGTGCGTTGAATATTGGGGTGGCTAGTATGCTTTGATCGAGgctttataatataaagcggGGGAACCCTTTTTCGTAAAAAAAAGCATACGAGAGTGTGGGAGAAGAATTTTTCCAGGTATTAAAGAGATGGGAAGCAATATGCGCTGGCGGACCGGTGCAATGGTTCGGCCGGTCAGGCCCAGGTCGTCGGATGCAGCCAGCCACGTCCATCAGATCTGCGCGCGAGCTGGCTGAAGGCATTGAAGCAAAAACATTGCAACCTCATGCCACCGCGCGAGGAAAAACAAAGCCTCCTGCCCCGCGTTGGCCCGTCCATGTCCGTTGCCAGAGCAGCTCATCGACGCTCGTCGGAGCGGCTCGTGGGCTTGGTGGGTTGCCCCGCTTGTGCCCCGTGTGGTTCTCGACGGTCTccggtcctcgtcgtcgtcggtcGCCGCCGGTCCTCGTCTCCCCTTCCTCCCCCGCCATGGACGAGCTCTCCGCGGGCCTTGAAGCTCGCCATGGAGCATTTAAGAGAGGGGATGCAGCTCGCCATgtcgtcggttgtagcaaaatgaaacaccggttgtagcaaaaatcacgaCGCTATGTGCGATGTAGCAAAATGCGACACCGGTGGTAGCAAAATGCGGAGCTGTTTGTAGCAAATTTTGATGTCGGTTGAAGCATGTAGCAAAAAAACGCCTTCGGCCATGGACGCAACTTTGCCGGCCATGGAGCAGTTGAGAGGGGATGCAGCTCGTCATgtcgtcggttgtagcaaaatgaAACACCGATTGTAGCAAAAATCGCGACGCCATGTATGATGTAGCAAATTTTGACACCGGTTATAGCAAATTTTGACACTGGTTGTAGCAAATTTGGACATCAATTTTAACAAAAATAATGATGACCGTGGTGCCCGTCCTGACCATGCAGCTCCACCAAACCATCGTTGCAGCTCTCctgggcggcggcgccggcgacgacGAGCTCGCATGGGCTGGTGCAGGCACGAGGGACGGTCGCCCATGGCCATGGCTTCCAATCTAGCGGAAAGGAAACGAGAAAGATGTGAATCTCGGGTGAAGGGCGCGCGTTggtggaaggaggaagaagataagGCAAAGATCACAAGATTAAGTGGGATATGACGTCGTTGGGTTCAGCAAGAACATTTCGGCCGGTGTTCCAGCTGGAAACTTTTCCCTAAGGACATAGCCACATAGGGTGTGTGTAAACTCATCGAGATGACATATAGTTTGGGGAGCTTCTATTTGACCCTTCACGTGTGAGGGAAGCTCCCTAACGCCCGCACGACGGCATTGATGGACCGGCCATCTAGATTTCGTGTATTATTTCCCCACGGACGCTTATCacatttctttttaaaaaagtaaaGAATCGCAGAACAAGAAAATATCATGAATTCAGACAAGTTAACAGATTTTAAAAAATAAatcatcaatttgaaaaaaatcCATCGATTCTAAAATACTTAATCAacttaaaaaaagttcatcaattttaaaaAAGAGTTCACTGAATTTGAATAAAAAGTTCACCTACTTTGATAAACAAAATCATTGATTTGGGAAAAAGTCCATCTCTTTTGAAAGACAGTTACCGAATTTGGAAAATGTTCACCTATTTTAAAATAAATCatcgaatttgaagaaaaaggcaTCAAAATAGAAAGTTCATAGAAATTGAAATGCATTTTTTCAAAGTAAAGAAAAAGGGAACaaagaggaaagaaaagaaagaaaaaccaaacagAATCCCGGTCCAAACAAATCCAAAATGAAAAGGGAAAAAAAAGGCTGgagaaagaataaaagaaaaaatggaAATATATTATCACAACGTGTGGGTTTCTGTGTGGTTAGTGCGACTTACACTAAGTTGGAGGTCATTCTcatgttttttttttgagacaatCTCGCAAAACTTTATTAATAAATGTTCAAAGGTACAAAAGATAAATCTTCCGGGGTACCTAGCCATACATGTCGGCCTTCCCCTAACCTCATAACATGTTTCGCTAAATTGTGAGCCTCGACATTCGAGCTCCTATATTCATGCACTACATTGCATGTCTGAAAAGACGCTTTGTGTTCTAAAATTTCATGTAAAATAACACCGTATGTTGTAGGCTGCTTGTCCTTGATATCGTCGACCACCACCTTGCAATTCGAAGCAATATGTATACATTGTATGTATAGATCATTTGCTAGGGCAAAAGCCTTCCGGATCGCCAGAGCTTCGAGTGTGGGTGCATCTCCTATACCCTTGAAAACCATCGCTGAAGCTCCTTGGAAAAGACCATCATGGTCACGACATATAGCGGTTGCCACTCCCTTTCTACAGTCGTGTGATACATCAGCGTCTACATTGATCTTCAGGTAAGACTCCGGAGGGCCCTTCCATCCCCCCGTCTGTTGTATAGTCTGTGACTGCGAGGAAGGTCCCCTACTCTCTGTTAAAGTGAGGTCATTGATGTAAGAAATTATGAATTCATTTACCGACTGAGGGCTTTGAAAGATGTCTTCATAAATGCCTTCCTTCTAGCCCTCCAAATTGCCCACCAAGCGACCACCGGTAAGGTATATTGTTTCTGTGTTAATTGATCATGCATCACAAAGATCCAGTTCTTGGCATTGGGCTCATTGTTCTCACTGATTTTCTCAACCAGTGTATCTTCAGAAAGAGCCCAAATGCACCTCGACGTGGTGCATtccatgagtgcatgtctctaggaATCATTCTGACCACATAGAGCACAAAAGGTGTGTCGTCGCCATGTTGCGATGGTGCAGCACATCCATTGATGGCATTGAATTCCTAGCCAACCTCCACAGGAAAACCTTGATTTTCAAAGGGACTTTGGTGTCCCACAGAGTTGTCCATTATTTTCCTTCTGGAGTCCCGGGACCCCCAGTTGTATTAACGTTTCCATTCACACTGTTCTCCCTGGTATTGATCACCATCTTGTATGGTGAACTGGCCGAGAAAAGGCCAGTTCTCTCATACGACCAAGCCCAGAAATCAGCTATCGGTCTCGTGCACAGTGGAATTGCTAGAATTGTA harbors:
- the LOC123413019 gene encoding berberine bridge enzyme-like Cyn d 4, whose translation is MAVSTRMALLLTACFLGCYVSVPSLAASGDFLQCLSSSIPSERVLTPSSPSFTSVLVSSIRNPKFFTPTTVRPLCIVTPTNASHVQAAVLCGRRHDVRLRVRSGGHDYEGLSYRSERPEVFAVVDLANLRAVRVDRAAGTAWVDSGATVGELYYAVAKAAPGLAFSAGVCSTMGLGGHISGGGMGMMMRKYGLSIDNVLDATLVDANGRLLDKEAMGSDLFWAIRGGGGGNFGIVLSWKVRLVPVPPTVTFSNIQKTIDQGAANAVTKWQALAPALPEDLSIRVIVQNQHALFQTLYLGGCSALVRAMSSLFPELGMTRADCREMTWLQSTVYINSGDTETPVETLLNRTTSLSTFTKNKSDYVKQAITKDTWEKIFPWFNSSAAGIMILEPHGGRVGSIADGDTPYPHRSGVLYNIQYVAFWTGNGTDGPNWISGLYNFMEPFVSKNPRGAYVNYRDLDIGENTVVGGVTSYETGKVWGESYFGANFQRLAVTKGKVDASDYFRNEQSVPPLLSRK